A genomic region of Prochlorococcus marinus XMU1405 contains the following coding sequences:
- a CDS encoding NAD(P)/FAD-dependent oxidoreductase: MESFDLAVVGGGAAGFMTAITAAENGVKRIIILEGTSKLMEKVRISGGGRCNVTNATWIPNELIENYPRGGIQLLESFNRFAAGDVYDWFEKKGLNLKIEEDLRVFPVSNSSSDVIDCLRKSALSKNVDILTRFFVKEISKTPDNIFNIFSLKKAKLTAKNIILSTGGNPSGYKLAQNLGHTIVKPVPSLFTFSTKEPNLDECSGVSIKDIDIEIKLNNKNFQNRGDLLITHWGFSGPAVLKLSSIAARELYSQKYKFNLIIKWSALSYGELKEKVNYLRLNKGKVNLINTRPVPLLTKRLWIFLLNKIGIDKEKKWADLLADEREKMIKILMRDKYIISGKGPFGEEFVTSGGVKINEVNFKSMESLICPGLFFSGEVLDVDGITGGFNFQHCWTSGWIAGMAVSKLNH; encoded by the coding sequence TTGGAATCTTTTGATTTAGCAGTTGTTGGAGGCGGTGCAGCCGGTTTTATGACAGCAATAACTGCTGCTGAAAATGGAGTAAAAAGAATAATAATTCTTGAAGGAACTTCAAAACTTATGGAGAAAGTAAGGATTAGTGGAGGGGGAAGATGTAACGTCACTAATGCGACATGGATTCCGAATGAACTAATTGAGAATTACCCCAGAGGTGGAATTCAGCTCTTGGAATCATTTAATCGTTTTGCTGCTGGAGATGTATACGATTGGTTTGAGAAAAAAGGGTTAAATTTAAAAATTGAGGAAGATCTAAGAGTATTCCCAGTGTCTAATTCTTCTTCAGATGTTATTGATTGTTTGAGAAAAAGTGCTTTATCAAAAAACGTAGATATATTGACAAGATTTTTTGTAAAAGAAATTTCAAAAACTCCAGATAATATATTCAATATTTTTAGTCTCAAAAAAGCAAAGTTAACTGCAAAAAATATTATTCTTTCAACTGGAGGTAATCCAAGCGGATATAAATTAGCTCAAAATCTTGGACACACCATTGTTAAACCTGTACCATCGCTTTTTACTTTTTCTACAAAAGAACCAAATTTGGATGAATGTAGTGGGGTATCTATAAAGGACATAGATATAGAAATTAAATTAAACAATAAGAATTTTCAAAATAGAGGCGATTTACTAATCACTCATTGGGGTTTTAGTGGGCCAGCAGTATTAAAACTTTCATCAATTGCAGCAAGAGAACTTTATAGCCAAAAATATAAATTTAATCTAATCATTAAATGGTCTGCTTTAAGTTATGGTGAGTTAAAAGAAAAAGTTAACTATTTAAGATTAAATAAAGGTAAGGTAAATTTAATAAACACTAGACCTGTGCCACTATTAACAAAAAGATTATGGATTTTTTTATTAAATAAAATAGGTATTGATAAAGAGAAAAAGTGGGCTGATTTACTGGCAGATGAAAGAGAGAAAATGATAAAAATTTTAATGAGGGACAAATATATAATTTCGGGCAAAGGACCATTTGGAGAGGAATTTGTTACTTCTGGAGGCGTAAAAATTAATGAAGTTAATTTTAAAAGTATGGAGAGCCTAATTTGTCCAGGGTTATTTTTTTCTGGAGAAGTTTTAGATGTTGATGGAATTACAGGTGGATTTAATTTCCAACATTGTTGGACAAGTGGATGGATTGCTGGGATGGCAGTCTCAAAGTTAAATCATTAA
- a CDS encoding LptF/LptG family permease: MKIMYKNNIKYFSKLINYIPIIDKWLFGQLIPPLLFAISAFTVVSLSVGVMFDLIRKIVEFGLPITLAIQVMFLKLPGFLVLSFPMSVLLSTLLAYGKMSSNSEILAARSLGVKTSRLVIPAIILAIFMTLLTFYFNNSLVPLTNKYSEILLRDGLGKSVSIERGHDIFFKGYGSYTDPKTNESSEKNTFLNQIFFSRIVEDNVMKNVTLIDFSVLGYKQILSADQAIFDKEKSAWMFTNGKLITLDESGKTTTISFKNYFYPLGDGPLRVSKIPDDANKMTLDQALKAKKLYEESGDVREARKMSVRIQEKFTLPCACLVFGLIGSSLGSKQNLRTSKSQGFGLSVILILSYYVLSFLSSSLGVKGILTPFASAWLPVLISFSGGFYLLKKAS, encoded by the coding sequence ATCAAGATAATGTATAAAAATAATATTAAATATTTTTCAAAATTAATTAACTATATTCCCATTATAGATAAGTGGTTATTCGGTCAACTTATACCACCTTTGCTATTTGCAATTTCTGCTTTTACAGTTGTTTCTCTTTCTGTCGGGGTAATGTTTGACTTGATAAGGAAAATTGTAGAATTCGGGTTGCCAATCACACTAGCTATTCAAGTTATGTTTCTTAAACTGCCAGGTTTTTTGGTTCTTTCTTTTCCAATGTCGGTACTTTTATCAACTTTATTGGCTTATGGAAAGATGTCTTCTAATTCTGAAATTTTGGCGGCAAGAAGTTTGGGAGTTAAAACTTCTAGGCTGGTGATACCAGCAATAATACTTGCAATATTTATGACTTTATTAACTTTTTACTTTAATAATAGTTTGGTTCCATTAACCAATAAATATTCAGAGATTTTATTAAGGGATGGTTTAGGGAAATCTGTTTCTATTGAAAGAGGTCATGATATTTTTTTTAAAGGATATGGTTCATATACTGATCCAAAAACTAATGAATCATCAGAAAAGAATACATTTTTAAATCAAATATTTTTTTCTAGAATAGTTGAAGATAATGTTATGAAAAACGTTACTCTTATTGACTTTTCTGTTTTAGGTTATAAACAAATCTTATCAGCTGATCAAGCAATTTTTGATAAAGAAAAATCAGCATGGATGTTTACTAACGGAAAGCTCATCACATTAGACGAAAGTGGCAAGACAACAACCATAAGTTTTAAAAATTACTTTTATCCTTTAGGAGATGGGCCTTTAAGAGTGTCTAAAATTCCTGATGATGCTAATAAAATGACTTTGGATCAGGCTCTTAAAGCGAAAAAGCTTTATGAAGAATCAGGAGATGTAAGGGAAGCAAGAAAAATGTCGGTAAGAATTCAAGAAAAGTTTACTTTACCTTGCGCATGCCTAGTGTTTGGATTAATAGGAAGTAGTTTAGGATCTAAGCAAAACTTGAGAACATCAAAAAGCCAAGGATTTGGTTTAAGCGTAATATTGATTCTCTCTTATTATGTACTCTCTTTTTTATCAAGTTCACTTGGTGTGAAAGGAATACTTACCCCTTTTGCTTCAGCTTGGCTTCCAGTTTTAATATCTTTTTCTGGTGGTTTTTATTTATTGAAAAAAGCCTCTTAG
- a CDS encoding DUF805 domain-containing protein, with translation MLNNFFNAYKEFWIKATEFNGFTSRSDWWLVQLANLIISLLTIPIFLKTFGFNAYGLVCVIPQIAIDVRRIRDFGKDWKWIFINLIPIFGWILWFIWLGFGKTGNGKNKLI, from the coding sequence ATGCTTAACAACTTTTTTAATGCATATAAAGAATTTTGGATTAAAGCTACAGAATTCAATGGATTCACATCTAGATCAGACTGGTGGTTAGTTCAATTAGCGAATCTTATAATTTCTTTACTAACTATCCCAATATTTTTAAAAACTTTTGGTTTCAATGCTTATGGATTAGTTTGTGTCATTCCTCAAATAGCTATTGATGTAAGAAGAATCAGAGACTTTGGAAAAGATTGGAAATGGATCTTTATTAATTTAATACCTATTTTCGGATGGATCTTGTGGTTCATCTGGCTAGGCTTTGGTAAGACTGGTAATGGGAAAAATAAACTTATATAG
- a CDS encoding GAF domain-containing protein, whose product MQNLVSKKEEEERRLKALAEYRILGTRPESCYDDITKIAATTCNVPISLMTLVDKDKQWFKSKIGLQISETRRDWSFCTHAIKENSPLIIHDAFQDERFINNPLVTGDPKIRFYAGFPLRNSDGNKLGTLCVIDRKPGNLTTKQFNIMELLSKQIVSFLELRKKSLNLLDALSNLHKQEGILSVCSYCREVKNNEGDWMHLEKYLSKISDIRFSHGVCDSCMEKHFPDVIEVWNKKDFFEDGQKRFLES is encoded by the coding sequence ATGCAGAATCTTGTATCAAAAAAAGAAGAAGAGGAAAGAAGATTAAAAGCTTTAGCAGAATATAGGATTTTGGGAACCAGGCCAGAATCATGTTATGACGATATTACAAAAATTGCTGCTACAACGTGCAATGTGCCTATTTCTTTGATGACTTTGGTAGACAAAGATAAACAATGGTTTAAATCCAAAATAGGACTTCAAATATCAGAAACTAGAAGAGATTGGTCTTTTTGTACACATGCAATAAAAGAAAATAGTCCACTAATTATTCATGATGCTTTCCAAGATGAAAGATTCATAAATAATCCATTGGTAACTGGAGATCCAAAGATTCGTTTTTATGCAGGTTTTCCCCTCAGAAATAGTGATGGTAATAAGCTTGGAACACTTTGTGTAATAGACAGAAAGCCAGGAAATCTAACTACAAAACAATTTAATATTATGGAATTATTATCCAAGCAAATAGTTTCATTTTTAGAGCTTAGAAAAAAGTCATTAAATTTGCTAGATGCATTGTCTAATTTGCATAAACAGGAAGGGATTTTATCTGTATGTTCATATTGCAGAGAAGTGAAAAATAATGAGGGCGATTGGATGCATTTAGAAAAATATCTTTCGAAAATTAGTGATATTAGATTCAGTCATGGGGTTTGTGATAGTTGTATGGAAAAACATTTCCCAGATGTAATCGAAGTTTGGAATAAAAAGGATTTTTTTGAAGATGGTCAAAAAAGGTTTTTAGAGTCCTAG
- a CDS encoding restriction endonuclease subunit S, which yields MKKIINKKHNKNEPWFKWLTRELNSYEAFEDFESGKNPQDVAEDFISRNSIAISEVFENFDEEDKDTLDQFLKLTECEMHVFRILEKQIELRNKVRFVDFKKRKK from the coding sequence ATGAAGAAAATCATAAATAAAAAACATAATAAAAATGAACCATGGTTTAAATGGTTAACAAGAGAACTTAATTCTTATGAAGCTTTTGAGGATTTCGAATCAGGTAAGAATCCACAAGATGTAGCAGAGGATTTTATTTCTAGAAATAGTATTGCTATTTCAGAAGTTTTCGAGAATTTTGATGAAGAAGATAAAGATACACTCGATCAGTTTCTTAAATTAACCGAATGCGAGATGCATGTGTTTAGAATTCTTGAAAAACAAATAGAGTTAAGAAACAAGGTAAGATTTGTAGATTTTAAAAAAAGAAAAAAATGA
- a CDS encoding fatty acid desaturase produces MPKVNRSDFIIKPFLKKNNIRAFYQIFSTIFPIISIWLIVHQIIIQPFTLLIKAFLLVPFIVLLTLFSSRTFSLMHDCGHNSLFTKRKLNRFFGFLLGLVNGIPQKSWSIDHAFHHRNNGNWEIYKGPIDVLSLEDYNSLTKREQIFYKVSRNWIMLFPGGFFYLVLKPRLGLVIIIFNFTKDILEETFIKIKNREISQLLDINSRVKPPFSDYGDNFSELFELIINNIVVIIGWIFMCKWLGLVFFLSFYSAILTLSAAILICVFFVQHNYENAYAKNTKNWDLIDGAILGSSNLDIPNWLNWFLADISFHSIHHLSERIPNYNLRACHKANVHLLQKSKFLKLSDFSNCFKYIIWDNKNEKLIPIS; encoded by the coding sequence ATGCCTAAAGTAAATAGAAGCGATTTTATAATAAAGCCATTTTTAAAAAAAAATAATATTAGAGCTTTTTATCAAATTTTTTCTACCATCTTCCCAATAATTTCTATTTGGTTAATTGTTCACCAAATAATAATTCAACCTTTTACATTATTGATAAAAGCATTCCTATTGGTACCTTTTATAGTTCTTCTAACTCTGTTCTCTTCTCGAACATTCTCATTAATGCACGATTGCGGACATAATTCTCTTTTTACAAAACGAAAATTAAACCGCTTTTTTGGATTTTTACTTGGCTTAGTTAATGGAATTCCTCAGAAGTCATGGTCAATTGATCATGCATTTCATCATAGAAATAATGGAAATTGGGAAATTTACAAAGGGCCGATAGATGTTTTAAGTCTTGAAGACTATAATTCCCTTACAAAAAGAGAGCAAATATTTTATAAAGTAAGTCGAAACTGGATTATGCTTTTCCCTGGAGGTTTTTTTTACTTAGTTTTAAAACCTAGATTGGGACTGGTTATCATTATTTTTAATTTCACTAAAGATATATTGGAAGAGACTTTTATCAAAATAAAAAACAGAGAAATTTCTCAACTTCTAGATATTAATTCAAGAGTCAAACCACCTTTTTCTGATTATGGAGATAATTTTAGTGAACTATTTGAATTAATAATCAATAACATAGTAGTAATAATAGGTTGGATTTTTATGTGCAAATGGTTGGGATTAGTTTTTTTCTTATCATTTTATTCCGCGATACTAACCTTATCAGCAGCAATTTTAATATGTGTTTTTTTCGTTCAGCATAACTATGAAAATGCATATGCTAAAAATACAAAAAATTGGGATCTTATCGATGGAGCGATTTTAGGAAGTAGCAATTTAGATATCCCTAATTGGCTAAATTGGTTTTTAGCAGACATATCCTTCCACAGCATTCATCATCTCTCTGAGAGAATCCCAAATTACAACTTAAGAGCTTGTCATAAAGCAAACGTTCATTTGCTTCAAAAATCCAAGTTCTTAAAACTAAGCGATTTTTCAAACTGCTTCAAATATATTATTTGGGATAATAAAAATGAAAAATTAATTCCAATAAGCTAA
- a CDS encoding high light inducible protein: MTPEAERFNGWAAMLGFVAAVGAYVTTGQIIPGWF, from the coding sequence ATGACTCCAGAAGCAGAACGTTTTAACGGTTGGGCAGCAATGTTAGGTTTCGTTGCAGCAGTTGGTGCATATGTCACAACAGGCCAAATCATTCCAGGTTGGTTCTAA
- a CDS encoding DMT family transporter yields MIGILSAFGAATSWTYACFIWRSQTQKYKSIDINLIKNIIAFLIFIPAFINLNSTTELKNIFILLISGMIGIGLGDTFYLKSLQTIGTRKTLSIETLSPLMAALSGEFFINENLTTKSWVGIIIVTISLFIILKKGNDFKEENSSFSEKNNIKIFAFPFLSVLCAVLGGLLSRMVFLQSNLSPFLTTEIRLLGAIIFLISLKGFKINFFFKNIDKKQKKRFFISILLGTNIGIFLQQVVFKTLPIGVGWALLSISPVISLFFAKTEEREITKKIIFFTCFLFFGLTLIII; encoded by the coding sequence TTGATTGGAATCCTTTCTGCTTTTGGAGCTGCTACATCTTGGACATATGCGTGCTTTATTTGGCGCTCGCAAACTCAAAAATATAAATCAATAGATATTAATTTAATAAAAAATATAATAGCTTTTTTAATTTTTATACCTGCTTTTATAAATCTAAATTCTACAACTGAATTAAAAAACATATTTATCCTACTAATTAGTGGGATGATAGGAATTGGTTTAGGTGATACTTTTTATTTAAAGTCACTACAAACAATTGGCACAAGAAAAACTTTATCTATAGAAACTCTTTCTCCGTTAATGGCAGCTTTGTCAGGGGAATTTTTTATTAATGAAAATTTAACAACTAAATCATGGGTTGGAATAATTATAGTAACGATTTCGCTATTCATAATTCTCAAAAAAGGTAACGATTTTAAAGAGGAAAATTCCTCTTTCTCAGAAAAAAATAACATTAAGATTTTTGCTTTTCCTTTTTTATCAGTTTTATGTGCTGTTCTTGGAGGTCTTTTATCAAGGATGGTTTTCCTTCAAAGCAACTTATCTCCTTTCCTTACAACTGAAATAAGATTATTAGGTGCAATAATTTTTTTGATTAGTCTAAAAGGATTTAAGATTAATTTTTTCTTTAAAAACATAGACAAAAAACAAAAAAAAAGATTTTTTATTTCAATACTTCTTGGAACGAATATAGGAATATTTCTACAACAAGTTGTCTTTAAAACCCTTCCCATAGGAGTAGGATGGGCTTTATTAAGCATATCTCCAGTAATTTCATTATTTTTTGCTAAGACTGAGGAAAGAGAAATTACCAAAAAAATAATATTTTTTACTTGTTTTTTATTTTTTGGCTTGACATTAATAATTATTTAA
- a CDS encoding DUF2214 family protein, with protein sequence MLLGTLLTGEIAKSALVAYVHYLGIILCFGSLLFERLTLKVGLNKNETISMIIADVVYGLAGVAILVTGILRVKYFGQGGDFYTGNPVFWIKVSLYILVGLLSLYPTTTYILWAIPLSKNKLPEISENLVKRFRLIITTELVGFATIPLFATLMARGVGLG encoded by the coding sequence ATGTTATTAGGAACTTTATTAACAGGTGAAATTGCTAAAAGTGCATTAGTAGCATATGTTCATTATTTAGGTATTATATTGTGTTTCGGTTCTCTTTTATTTGAAAGATTGACTCTCAAAGTAGGTCTTAATAAAAATGAGACGATTTCAATGATAATTGCAGATGTGGTCTATGGTTTGGCAGGAGTTGCAATATTGGTTACTGGGATTTTGCGTGTTAAGTATTTTGGTCAAGGAGGTGATTTTTATACAGGTAATCCTGTTTTTTGGATAAAAGTTTCTCTTTACATTCTGGTGGGATTACTTTCTTTATATCCAACAACAACCTATATCTTATGGGCCATCCCATTAAGTAAGAATAAATTACCTGAGATATCTGAAAATCTAGTTAAGAGGTTCAGACTAATCATTACTACTGAATTAGTGGGCTTTGCAACAATACCTTTGTTTGCCACTCTCATGGCTAGAGGTGTAGGTTTAGGTTGA
- a CDS encoding pirin family protein, which translates to MSFKIIKIRKSHERFRSTREWLNSMHSFSFAEHRDPKWDNFGKIRVINEDIISPNAGFKTHSHANMEIVTVVTKGAITHRDSLNNLGKIHQDEVQVMSAGTGISHSEKNEENENCKLFQIWIYPQKENIKPRYDQISLNEKLWDNLIFNYKDGKNNKLFLNQSISLWRCKYKPIKEKKLPLKIDKYNWIQIIEGNLLLKSKDSNSNICLESGDGLGFEVNYYDDVSIDTEKDLDFLLFSMPSL; encoded by the coding sequence ATGTCTTTTAAAATAATTAAAATAAGGAAATCTCACGAAAGATTTAGATCGACTCGAGAATGGTTAAATTCGATGCATTCATTTTCTTTCGCAGAGCATAGAGATCCAAAATGGGATAATTTTGGGAAAATTAGAGTTATAAATGAAGATATTATTTCTCCTAATGCAGGATTTAAAACACATTCTCATGCAAACATGGAAATAGTTACTGTCGTAACAAAAGGAGCAATAACTCATAGAGACTCGTTAAACAATCTTGGAAAAATTCACCAAGATGAAGTACAAGTCATGTCTGCAGGTACTGGAATCTCTCATAGCGAGAAGAATGAAGAAAATGAGAACTGTAAGTTGTTCCAGATTTGGATATACCCTCAAAAAGAAAATATAAAACCTCGATATGATCAAATTTCATTAAATGAAAAGTTGTGGGACAATCTTATTTTTAATTACAAAGACGGTAAAAATAATAAGCTTTTTCTAAATCAAAGTATCTCTTTATGGCGTTGTAAATATAAGCCAATTAAAGAAAAAAAATTGCCATTAAAAATCGATAAATATAATTGGATACAAATAATAGAAGGTAATCTTTTATTAAAAAGTAAAGACTCTAATTCAAATATATGTCTGGAATCTGGAGATGGCTTGGGTTTTGAAGTTAATTATTATGATGACGTTTCTATAGATACTGAAAAAGACCTAGATTTTCTTTTATTTTCGATGCCTTCCTTATAA
- a CDS encoding fatty acid desaturase: MSNIKFSGLKGQALVIEDKDIPSIKEFQDVIPNHYFKCNTKTSLKYLLQTALIQSFVIAIGLSIPFTPKMIPIWIIYALLSGTTAMGFWVIAHECGHGAFSKNKTLESITGYLLHSLLLVPYFSWQRSHAVHHRFTNNITNGETHVPLVIKGNGVTEKVGGEKELHFSNSLGKKNYGILQLVLHLIFGWPAYLLTGSTGGVKYGTSNHFWPIKPFSKALWPSIWAKKVWISDIGVGLTLMGMVYLVFKYGLFPVIALYFGPLIVVNCWLVVYTWLHHTDSDVPHLSNTEFSFMRGAFLSIDRPYGEVLNFLHHNIGSSHVVHHVCPTIPHYHAKKATVLIKKAFKKAYLFNPDPIHKALWNIACNCVAVKSDIKRGRYIWQSSYKLMD; encoded by the coding sequence TTGAGTAATATAAAATTTTCAGGTCTTAAAGGCCAAGCGCTTGTAATAGAGGATAAAGATATTCCAAGCATAAAAGAATTTCAGGACGTTATCCCAAATCACTACTTTAAGTGCAATACCAAAACTTCTTTGAAGTATCTTTTACAAACTGCTTTAATTCAATCATTTGTAATTGCGATAGGGTTATCTATTCCATTTACCCCCAAAATGATCCCAATTTGGATTATTTACGCATTATTATCAGGTACCACTGCGATGGGATTCTGGGTAATTGCCCATGAATGTGGGCATGGAGCATTCTCTAAAAACAAAACATTGGAATCCATAACTGGTTATTTACTACATTCATTACTTCTAGTACCTTATTTTTCTTGGCAGCGTTCTCATGCAGTTCATCATCGATTCACAAATAACATAACCAATGGAGAAACTCACGTACCTTTAGTTATTAAAGGGAATGGAGTTACAGAAAAAGTTGGCGGAGAAAAAGAATTACATTTTTCAAATTCTTTAGGTAAGAAAAATTATGGAATTCTTCAACTTGTTTTACATCTTATATTTGGCTGGCCCGCTTATTTACTTACAGGAAGTACAGGAGGAGTTAAGTATGGCACTTCAAATCATTTTTGGCCAATTAAACCATTTTCTAAAGCATTATGGCCATCAATATGGGCCAAAAAAGTTTGGATATCAGATATTGGTGTAGGTTTGACATTAATGGGCATGGTTTATTTAGTTTTCAAGTATGGATTATTTCCAGTAATTGCTCTATATTTTGGCCCCTTAATAGTGGTTAATTGTTGGCTAGTAGTTTATACATGGCTTCATCATACAGATTCAGATGTGCCTCATCTTTCAAATACCGAATTTTCCTTTATGAGAGGCGCATTTCTATCTATTGACAGGCCTTACGGTGAAGTCCTTAATTTTCTTCACCATAATATAGGTTCTAGCCATGTCGTTCATCATGTATGTCCAACAATCCCTCATTATCATGCTAAGAAGGCAACTGTCTTAATTAAAAAAGCCTTTAAAAAAGCATATCTTTTTAATCCTGATCCAATACACAAAGCTCTATGGAATATTGCTTGCAATTGCGTTGCTGTTAAGTCAGACATCAAGAGAGGAAGATATATATGGCAATCTTCATACAAATTGATGGATTAA
- a CDS encoding cupin domain-containing protein, translating into MKVLVSSPCSASVIIQYGIKSWPIWECEPSKFQWNYDDKEICLIIEGQANISTQNGDIYVIKAGDLVEFPAGLKCEWEVTKSIKKHYRLGS; encoded by the coding sequence GTGAAAGTTCTAGTATCTTCTCCCTGCAGTGCAAGCGTAATAATTCAGTATGGAATAAAAAGTTGGCCTATTTGGGAATGTGAGCCAAGCAAATTTCAATGGAATTACGATGATAAGGAAATTTGCTTAATTATTGAAGGTCAAGCAAATATAAGTACCCAAAACGGTGACATTTACGTGATTAAAGCTGGAGATCTTGTTGAGTTTCCCGCTGGACTTAAATGCGAATGGGAAGTAACCAAAAGTATTAAAAAACATTATCGATTGGGTAGCTAA
- a CDS encoding DUF1643 domain-containing protein, with product MKNLFLERNCFISANKLYRWSLSYKISKSKKEIIFIGLNPSLSDEVFLDNTTKKIIKISKNNNYGKVKLINLFALISSKPEKLFKHKNPVGYLNNIHIYKNLKHWSENKNCDLWLGWGNKGKFLNRNKKIAKKIMQYNSIRKNNFDNSLGPLLIKKTIKDNPIHPLYCSDNSIFQSYL from the coding sequence TTGAAAAATTTATTTCTAGAAAGAAATTGTTTTATAAGTGCTAACAAACTATACAGATGGAGTTTAAGTTATAAGATTTCTAAATCTAAAAAAGAAATTATCTTTATTGGTTTAAATCCCTCATTATCGGATGAAGTTTTTTTGGACAACACAACAAAAAAGATAATCAAAATTTCGAAAAACAATAATTACGGCAAAGTAAAATTAATAAATCTATTTGCTCTTATTTCAAGCAAACCAGAAAAACTTTTTAAACATAAAAACCCTGTGGGTTATCTAAACAATATTCATATTTATAAAAACTTAAAACACTGGTCTGAAAATAAAAATTGTGATTTATGGTTAGGTTGGGGTAACAAAGGTAAATTTCTAAATAGAAATAAAAAAATAGCAAAAAAAATAATGCAATATAACTCAATTAGGAAAAATAATTTTGATAATTCTCTTGGACCGCTTTTAATTAAGAAAACAATCAAAGATAATCCAATACATCCTCTATACTGTTCTGATAATTCCATCTTCCAATCTTATTTATAG
- a CDS encoding high light inducible protein: MKNNEPKIVEKEKIVAEKLNGRFAMLGFVALVGAYLTTGQIIPGFI, translated from the coding sequence ATGAAAAATAACGAACCAAAAATAGTTGAAAAAGAAAAAATCGTTGCTGAAAAACTAAACGGCAGATTTGCAATGTTAGGCTTTGTTGCTCTAGTTGGAGCATATTTAACTACAGGCCAAATCATTCCTGGTTTTATCTAA
- a CDS encoding DUF938 domain-containing protein, whose translation MDNRLFFSATQRNRDCIGDVLSRIIKKGSVLEIGSGSGEHGVVFQKRFPGIIWQTSDPELVHRKSISSWIEYEDLTKKMPQPLEIDVEKIPWKIPLILAHSLQGIVSINMIHVAEWSCTVALFREAGKLLKKGQFLILYGPFKICNKHTSESNYSFDNALKMKNDLWGIKNLEEVCDESEKNGFSQEDIIRMPANNFSIIYRKVS comes from the coding sequence TTGGATAATAGACTTTTTTTTTCGGCAACCCAAAGAAATAGAGACTGTATTGGTGATGTTCTATCCAGAATTATAAAAAAAGGTTCAGTATTGGAAATCGGGAGTGGTAGCGGTGAACATGGAGTGGTTTTTCAAAAACGCTTTCCTGGAATAATTTGGCAAACAAGTGACCCAGAGTTAGTGCATAGAAAGAGTATAAGTTCTTGGATTGAGTATGAAGACCTAACTAAGAAAATGCCCCAGCCTCTTGAGATTGATGTAGAAAAAATTCCTTGGAAAATTCCATTGATACTAGCTCATTCTTTGCAAGGAATAGTATCTATAAATATGATTCATGTAGCAGAGTGGTCTTGCACTGTAGCACTCTTTAGAGAAGCAGGAAAATTACTCAAAAAGGGACAATTTTTGATTTTGTATGGCCCATTTAAAATTTGTAATAAGCATACAAGTGAAAGTAATTATTCTTTCGATAATGCATTAAAAATGAAAAATGATCTTTGGGGTATTAAAAATCTTGAGGAAGTTTGTGATGAGAGTGAGAAAAATGGTTTTTCTCAAGAGGATATTATTAGGATGCCTGCAAATAATTTTTCAATAATTTACAGAAAAGTTTCTTGA
- a CDS encoding high light inducible protein: MTKSGVTTESGGRQNMFPSETRPYIDETVSYDGYPQNAEKVNGRWAMVGFVALLGAYITTGQIIPGIF, translated from the coding sequence ATGACAAAATCAGGAGTAACTACAGAATCAGGTGGAAGGCAGAATATGTTCCCATCAGAAACTAGGCCTTATATTGATGAAACTGTCTCTTACGATGGATATCCTCAAAATGCAGAAAAAGTAAACGGCAGATGGGCTATGGTTGGTTTCGTTGCTTTATTAGGTGCCTATATAACGACTGGACAGATCATTCCAGGAATTTTTTAG